The following nucleotide sequence is from Dehalococcoidia bacterium.
AAGCATTGACGCATAGCAGTCATCCTGATAGATTGCAAAAGTTGATTCAATTTGAATATAAAACCAAAACTATATAGTTTTAGCCGGATATAAGGTGTTGTGCGATGTCCCGGAAGAAAATCCTTGTAGCCGATGATGAAGCCGATATACGACATCGCATTCGCCAGACGCTTTCAAAAGATTATGAAACTGTTGAAGCTGAAGATGGCATTGAAGCTGCATTGCAAGCCAAAGAGGAAAGTCCTGACCTAATTATGCTGGACACAATGAAGCCCCGGCAGGACGGATACAAGACCTGCATGAAGATAAAATCGAGTGAAGAAACCAGGAATACCCTTGTTGTGATGCTCACAGGCGTGGACTACGAGTTCAACCGCAAGCTGGGAGAACCGTTGGGAACCGCCGAATATATTACAAAACCTTTAAGATGGAATCGCTTATCAAGGCGGTAAAAAGACTCGTTGAGTCATGAGTGCAGAAGGGTAGATTCCATACCC
It contains:
- a CDS encoding response regulator; translation: MSRKKILVADDEADIRHRIRQTLSKDYETVEAEDGIEAALQAKEESPDLIMLDTMKPRQDGYKTCMKIKSSEETRNTLVVMLTGVDYEFNRKLGEPLGTAEYITKPLRWNRLSRR